The segment CTGCTCGACCAGCTGGGTCCCAAGGGCAAAGTCGCCGAGGACAAGGTGCTGAGGTGGGCGCGCCAGATGCTCGACGTGCTCGATTTTCTGCACGGGCAGAAGCCGCCGATAATTTATCGCGATTTGAAGCCGGGCAATATCATGATCGACAAGGATGGCCGCGCGATGCTGATCGATTTCGGAATCGCGCGCTTCCTGCCGCCCGGCGGACGCGGCACCCAAATCGGCTCGGTAGGCTACGCGCCGCCCGAGCAGTACATGGGCAAGGTCGAGCCGCGCTCGGATCTCTACTCGCTGGCCGCCACGATGCATCATCTGCTGAGCGGCCGCGATCCGCAGCTCGAGCCGCCGTTCAGCTTTCCGCCGCTGCGCGAGCTGTCGCCCGAAGTTTCGGTCAAGACGGCGGATGCCGTGATGCGGGCGCTCGAGCAGGACATCGCCAAGCGGCCCGCGTCGGCAAAGGAGATGCGGCGGGCGCTGCCCGAGCCGCCACCCGAGAACAGGTCGGGGCGATTGGACGGGAGCGGGGGACTGGCGGTCGCCACCGGCGCGGGCGCGCCGAGTCCGAGTTCCCAGCTGTCAACGGTCGTGCTGAACAGTGCGCCAGCATCGCCCGCGCGGGCGCGCTCGACCCCGTGGAAGTCGGCGGTATCCGGGCCGGCTGCGCCAGCGTCCACGATGCCGACGATCGTGCTGAACGAGCCGGTCGCGGAAAAAACCAAGAGCGGCGGCGGCACGGCGGCAAAGATCGTCGCGCCCCAGATCAAAAGAGCGATCGAACTCACCGGCAAGGCGCGCAGCCTGATCGAGCGGCGGCTCAAGGCGCGGCTGTCTGCGATGGCGCCGAGCCGGTCATCGACGGCCAAGACCAAGGAGCTGAATCCGTCTGCGGTTGCGTCGTCGTACGCGCCGCGCAGAGAAGCGACGAGCGAATCGGGGCCGCCTGACACGAAATCGCCGACGAGGCCGCGCGCGTCTTCGTCGCGCAATTATTCGCCGCCAATTTCGACCGGCCCAGGTTCCGGCGGATTGTTCGCAGAGCATAACCCCAACGGCGCCGACCTATCCGCTGCGCCGGCCAGGCTGGTCGCGCGCGGCGATGAAATCGAGTTCGGCATTTTCGGAATGCGCACTTTGATCGGGCGATCGCAGGACGCCGCCGACAGGCTCGACATCGATTTGAACAAGCTCGCGCACGGAGGGGATCGCGTCTCGCGGCGCCATGCCGAGATAGTCCTGCGCGGGGCGGACTACTTCATCCGCGATCTTGGCAGCCTTAACGGCACCTACATCGCGGGGCGCGGCAAGTTGGGGCGCGACCAGCTCTACAAGTTAAAAGATCGCGACCAGGTGGTGCTTGGTAGTGCTATATTGCAGTTTCGGAGAGGCTAGCTGCCCATGATCACCTGTCCCGAATGCGGCCAAGAGGCATCGGACGACGCCAAGTTCTGCGACCGATGCGGACAGGGGCTGTCCAAGGCGGCCGCATCCGCATCGCAGTCGCCGACGCGGCCGACGCCGCTGACGGCGGGAACGTCTTTGAAGGGCGGGATCGAGATAGTCGGGTTAACCGGTCAGACGTCGATCGAAAATCGTTATCGCGCAAACCGCATCCGAGACGGCAAAACCGAATCGATCGCATTGCGCGAGCGCCTCGGCCCGCAACCGGCGGCAGAAATTGCCGATGAAGCGCCGCATCCGGCGGCGCCCGCGGCGCCCGCGCCGCGTCCCGAGGATCCCAACGGCCCGAGCGCCAAGACCGCGGAACTCAGGCCGGCGGTTGCGCAGACCAACGGGACCGCGTCGCCGCCGCAGATGCACGCCTCGAGTTCGCAGGCGGGAGAGCCGGCGGGCGCGAACGCATCGGGGGAAGACGTCCAGCCGGCGGTCGATTTCAACGCCGATCCAGCTCCCGCTTCCACCGTGATGGCCGAGGCCGCCGCGGATTCATCCACGGATGAAGCGAGCGAAGCAGCGATCGCGGCAATCGCAACCGAAGCTCAACCCAATCCCGAGACCGACGACGGAGCGCGCGAGGAAGCGGCGGCGCCGGGCGGCGAAGATCTCGGTGAAGTCTTCGGGCGCGTGCTCGCGCTGTCACAGACGATCAACCATCCCGCCTTTCAGCGCGCGAGCGAAGGATTCGCTGAAAACGGGCGCGTGTACCTGGTTTACGCCGACGAGGAACTCAAGGCGCTTTGCCGCGGTGGCGGGAAAATGAGCGAGACGGAAGCGATCGCGGCGGCCGTCCAGGTCTGCCAGGCAATTTCGTATGTGCATCGCCGAGCGCTGCGGCTGAATGACATCTGCCCGGAATCGGTCGCGGTTGCCCCCGACGGCCGGCTCAAGCTCACGGGCCTGGACTACGTCAGCAACGACAATGAGCTCCAGGGCGAGCCGATTTTCAACGATGGCTACACGGCGCCGGAGATTTATCGCGGCAAAAAGGTGGACAAGCGCGCGGATATTTTTTCCGCCGGCGCGATCCTCTACACGTGGCTTACGGGCGCAAGGATTCCGAGCGAGAGCTGGCGCGAAGAGGCGGG is part of the Candidatus Binatus sp. genome and harbors:
- a CDS encoding protein kinase domain-containing protein; the protein is MNAGEALTEGHLLDGRYRVKKVLGVGGMGRVYLSNDTRLANRPVAVKEMVVGDGIREKKAIEDFTREANVLARLSHPGIPTLIDHFAENSRHYLVMEFVAGGDLQHLLDQLGPKGKVAEDKVLRWARQMLDVLDFLHGQKPPIIYRDLKPGNIMIDKDGRAMLIDFGIARFLPPGGRGTQIGSVGYAPPEQYMGKVEPRSDLYSLAATMHHLLSGRDPQLEPPFSFPPLRELSPEVSVKTADAVMRALEQDIAKRPASAKEMRRALPEPPPENRSGRLDGSGGLAVATGAGAPSPSSQLSTVVLNSAPASPARARSTPWKSAVSGPAAPASTMPTIVLNEPVAEKTKSGGGTAAKIVAPQIKRAIELTGKARSLIERRLKARLSAMAPSRSSTAKTKELNPSAVASSYAPRREATSESGPPDTKSPTRPRASSSRNYSPPISTGPGSGGLFAEHNPNGADLSAAPARLVARGDEIEFGIFGMRTLIGRSQDAADRLDIDLNKLAHGGDRVSRRHAEIVLRGADYFIRDLGSLNGTYIAGRGKLGRDQLYKLKDRDQVVLGSAILQFRRG
- a CDS encoding Stp1/IreP family PP2C-type Ser/Thr phosphatase, with protein sequence MITCPECGQEASDDAKFCDRCGQGLSKAAASASQSPTRPTPLTAGTSLKGGIEIVGLTGQTSIENRYRANRIRDGKTESIALRERLGPQPAAEIADEAPHPAAPAAPAPRPEDPNGPSAKTAELRPAVAQTNGTASPPQMHASSSQAGEPAGANASGEDVQPAVDFNADPAPASTVMAEAAADSSTDEASEAAIAAIATEAQPNPETDDGAREEAAAPGGEDLGEVFGRVLALSQTINHPAFQRASEGFAENGRVYLVYADEELKALCRGGGKMSETEAIAAAVQVCQAISYVHRRALRLNDICPESVAVAPDGRLKLTGLDYVSNDNELQGEPIFNDGYTAPEIYRGKKVDKRADIFSAGAILYTWLTGARIPSESWREEAGPVQFYPPHVVTPRLENAIRRAIAFSPADRWPTIDEFKAELIALGGAFRLRAAAMTDVGRVREHNEDSVLAVEYTRESMVDPAQSHLYVVADGMGGAEAGEVASAIAVQTIRSYIETRLAGARGDVTNGAELLTAALEEANSRIIEYVASHPESRGMGSTGVCALVAPPDAAVAWVGDSRGYLMEGATLRQVTKDHSLVQRLVEIGQITAEEAHTHEHKNVITRSLGARQSGPAGAEAVSLKLKRGDKLMLCSDGLTAHVDDRQIHDILGRNPDPFDAARELIVAANAGGGTDNISVIVVYAS